The Brassica napus cultivar Da-Ae chromosome A5 unlocalized genomic scaffold, Da-Ae chrA05_Random_37, whole genome shotgun sequence genome has a segment encoding these proteins:
- the LOC125594291 gene encoding uncharacterized protein LOC125594291 — MGDIIVATGKTKDSGGSSTIKCPMLSSTNYTIWAIRMKLALQIHKVWEIVEGEETTEGDKNCMAKALLFQSIPESLILKVRELDTAKKMKDNETIDEFGGNLAEISSKSSALGISIEEPKLDKKFLSSLPRKKYIHIVASLEQVLDLNTTSYEDIIGRLKTYEERIQENEEPHEDQTKLIGRERGCNTWRDPTNITWYRCDKIGHYATDCPDRFLKLQEAQENTNSETHDADELMIHEVVYLKEKNCLPDKCEANSRAENIWYLDNGGSNHMTGDKRYFSELDSSVTRKVRFGDDSRIDIKGKDTISFIDMNGEPRKMTNVYYIPELRSNIISLGQAT; from the exons ATGGGAGATATCATCGTTGCAACCGGGAAGACGAAAGACAGTGGAGGATCCTCTACAATAAAGTGTCCGATGTTGAGCTCCACAAACTATACCATTTGGGCTATCAGGATGAAGCTTGCGTTACAGATACACAAAGTTTGGGAGATCGTGGAAGGTGAAGAAACAACCGAGGGAGACAAAAATTGCATGGCCAAAGCTTTATTATTCCAATCTATACCAGAAAGTCTTATTCTTAAAGTTAGAGAACTCGATACAGCAAAAAAG ATGAAGGATAATGAAACCATTGATGAGTTTGGAGGAAATCTTGCTGAGATTTCATCTAAATCCTCGGCCCTAGGGATAAGCATCGAAGAACCTAAACTCGACAAGAAGTTCCTATCAAGCCTCCCTCGTAAAAAATACATCCACATTGTAGCGTCCCTCGAGCAAGTATTAGACCTAAATACTACAAGTTATGAGGATATCATAGGTCGTTTGAAAACTTATGAGGAACGTATACAAGAGAATGAGGAACCACATGAAGATCAGACCAAACTCAT AGGACGCGAAAGAGGTTGCAATACGTGGAGAGATCCAACAAATATCACGTGGTATCGTTGCGACAAGATAGGGCACTACGCGACGGATTGCCCTGATCGATTTTTGAAGCTACAGGAAGCTCAAGAGAATACCAATAGTGAGACACATGATGCGGATGAGCTTATGATTCACGAGGTGGTGTATCTAAAAGAGAAGAACTGTCTACCAGACAAATGCGAGGCAAACTCCAGAGCAGAAAACATATGGTACTTAGATAATGGGGGAAGTAATCATATGACAGGAGACAAGAGATATTTTTCTGAGTTGGATAGTTCAGTCACCAGAAAAGTGAGATTCGGGGATGACTCACGCATTGATATAAAGGGAAAGGACACCATATCTTTCATAGATATGAACGGAGAGCCAAGGAAGATGACCAACGTCTACTACATTCCGGAGTTGAGAAGCAACATCATTAGTCTCGGACAAGCAACATAG